Proteins found in one Calditrichota bacterium genomic segment:
- the secD gene encoding protein translocase subunit SecD codes for MKRKFWIRVIIIFVAVAWSLWQLYPTYKVHNLSAKEAEKLRLSGKLDKLQSKTIKLGLDLQGGMYLVLEVDLQQLLVNLAKHKDDTFYKVMNEVNKTINENPDLDYFTVLQQTFRKHKLRLNQYFGKVTQTDQQVIADLQKQADDAVDRSLEILRNRVDQFGVSEPNIQKRGNRRIVIELPGIQDIDRAKRLIGETALLEFKLLKDPDVTTEVLKRIDEKLKELQEAKGKAALPEKKKSKASVKKKMKSTAADTSTKKVITQKDIFGATEAAKDTSAQKDTTGLEVNQELFNEHPFLSLLRDFRSHGGEIAVPEKNKYAVQKILNMPEIKKIIPSDVEFVWASKPIPVGNENYYELYLLNKEPELTGKYVVDAGVQIGSGSSFTSAGKPIVTLKMNSEGAKIFAHVTGANINRRLAIVLDNRVYSAPVIRSKIPNGNAIIEGMGNMDEAKDLAIVLRAGALPAPVKIIEERTVGPSLGQDSIRQGTFSAILGFVLVILFMIFYYRLSGFLADLALLLNMLFIMAILAGFHFTLTLPGIAGIILTIGMAVDANVLIFERIREELRAGKTIRAAIDSGYGRAFVTILDANLTTLFAAIVLYQFGTGPIRGFALTLSIGILSSMFTAIVVTRVVYDYITEHFTLKKLSI; via the coding sequence ATGAAAAGAAAATTTTGGATACGCGTGATCATTATTTTTGTTGCAGTTGCGTGGTCTCTATGGCAGCTTTACCCCACTTATAAAGTTCACAACCTCAGTGCAAAAGAGGCTGAAAAATTAAGACTTTCCGGAAAACTGGATAAACTGCAATCAAAAACAATCAAATTGGGTCTTGATTTGCAGGGAGGAATGTACCTCGTCCTGGAAGTGGATTTGCAGCAGCTGCTGGTTAACCTGGCCAAGCACAAAGATGACACATTTTACAAAGTCATGAACGAGGTGAACAAGACCATAAATGAGAATCCCGACCTGGACTATTTTACCGTCTTGCAGCAAACATTTCGCAAACATAAACTGCGCCTTAATCAGTATTTTGGAAAGGTTACCCAAACGGATCAACAGGTTATTGCCGATCTTCAAAAACAGGCGGATGATGCTGTGGACCGGTCTCTCGAAATTCTCCGTAACCGGGTGGATCAATTCGGCGTATCTGAACCCAATATTCAGAAGCGCGGAAACCGGAGAATTGTAATTGAATTGCCCGGTATTCAGGATATTGATCGCGCAAAGCGGCTGATTGGTGAAACAGCTCTTTTGGAATTCAAGCTTCTAAAAGACCCCGATGTAACAACCGAGGTTTTGAAAAGAATCGATGAAAAACTGAAGGAACTCCAGGAGGCCAAAGGAAAGGCCGCCCTGCCTGAAAAGAAAAAAAGCAAGGCGTCCGTAAAAAAGAAAATGAAATCAACCGCTGCCGATACCAGTACTAAAAAGGTGATTACGCAAAAGGATATTTTTGGAGCAACGGAAGCGGCAAAGGATACATCTGCACAGAAAGATACCACCGGGTTGGAGGTGAACCAGGAACTTTTTAATGAGCATCCGTTCCTCTCGCTGTTAAGGGATTTCAGAAGTCACGGCGGAGAGATTGCCGTTCCTGAGAAAAATAAATATGCTGTTCAGAAAATTTTGAATATGCCGGAAATTAAAAAGATCATTCCGTCGGATGTGGAATTTGTTTGGGCCAGTAAGCCGATTCCTGTAGGGAATGAAAATTATTACGAACTCTATTTGTTGAACAAGGAACCCGAATTAACCGGAAAATATGTGGTGGATGCCGGGGTTCAGATTGGGAGTGGAAGCAGCTTTACATCGGCAGGCAAGCCCATTGTGACCCTAAAGATGAATTCGGAGGGGGCCAAGATATTTGCACACGTCACCGGGGCAAATATCAATCGGCGTTTGGCCATTGTTCTGGATAATCGTGTTTATTCGGCGCCGGTCATTCGAAGCAAAATTCCAAATGGGAATGCCATTATCGAAGGAATGGGAAATATGGATGAGGCAAAAGATCTGGCCATTGTGTTGCGGGCAGGGGCTTTGCCGGCTCCGGTTAAAATTATTGAGGAACGGACCGTGGGTCCCTCTCTGGGACAGGATTCCATCCGCCAGGGAACATTTTCGGCTATTCTGGGATTTGTCCTGGTAATCCTGTTCATGATTTTTTACTACCGCCTGTCCGGTTTTCTGGCCGATCTTGCACTTCTTTTGAACATGTTGTTTATTATGGCTATCCTGGCCGGCTTCCATTTTACACTTACCCTTCCGGGTATTGCGGGTATTATTCTAACCATTGGTATGGCTGTTGATGCAAATGTTCTGATTTTTGAGCGCATTCGCGAGGAATTGCGCGCCGGAAAAACCATTCGCGCGGCCATTGATTCCGGCTATGGACGGGCGTTTGTTACCATTCTGGATGCCAACCTGACTACATTATTTGCGGCTATTGTTCTTTACCAGTTTGGTACAGGCCCCATTCGGGGTTTTGCCTTAACCCTGTCAATTGGTATTCTCAGTAGTATGTTTACCGCGATTGTGGTTACCCGTGTTGTGTATGATTATATTACGGAGCATTTTACATTAAAAAAGCTGAGCATATAG
- the secF gene encoding protein translocase subunit SecF, protein MQFFKKPNIDFIGIRKYGYMFSGTMILIALVLLIVQGPNYGIDFKGGVSMRVKFDSSVTVRMVRNSLSKIGYGNAEIKETSIQTAKGTEKEMIIQVELTNKPDEIASAVSAQLKKDFPKGLDIRSIDTVGPKIGGELRRAAIWAVLFALLLILIYITLRFEFRFAVGAILPLFHDVLITLGFFLIFRLEISLDVVAAFLTIVGYSLNDTIVVFDRIRENLKTRRRETFTQIINESINETLSRTVITSFTTFLVILVLFLFGGEVIHNFSFAMLVGVVIGTYSSIFVAAPLLVEWENYAPRHKKITEARIKKAHRAAKRR, encoded by the coding sequence ATGCAGTTTTTTAAGAAACCGAATATTGATTTCATTGGGATTCGGAAATATGGGTACATGTTTTCAGGAACCATGATTTTAATTGCACTTGTTTTACTGATTGTTCAGGGACCGAATTACGGAATTGATTTCAAGGGTGGTGTTTCGATGCGGGTGAAATTCGACAGTTCGGTTACTGTAAGAATGGTTCGAAATTCGCTTTCAAAAATCGGCTATGGAAATGCCGAAATTAAGGAAACATCCATTCAAACCGCCAAGGGTACCGAAAAAGAAATGATTATTCAGGTGGAACTGACCAATAAACCGGATGAGATTGCATCCGCAGTTTCGGCTCAGCTTAAGAAGGATTTTCCCAAAGGGCTGGATATCCGGAGCATCGATACGGTTGGCCCTAAAATTGGGGGCGAACTGCGACGGGCCGCCATCTGGGCCGTGTTATTTGCCCTGCTTCTAATTCTGATTTACATTACGCTGCGTTTTGAATTTCGGTTTGCTGTGGGAGCCATTCTCCCGTTGTTTCACGATGTGCTCATCACGCTTGGGTTTTTTCTGATCTTCCGGCTGGAAATATCCCTGGATGTTGTGGCTGCTTTCCTGACGATTGTGGGTTATTCCCTAAATGATACGATCGTCGTTTTTGATCGTATTCGCGAGAATTTAAAAACCCGCCGCCGGGAAACGTTTACGCAAATCATTAATGAAAGCATCAATGAAACCCTGAGCCGGACCGTGATTACATCGTTCACAACATTTTTGGTGATTTTGGTTCTTTTCTTATTCGGCGGTGAAGTCATCCACAATTTTTCCTTTGCCATGTTGGTGGGCGTCGTCATTGGAACCTATTCATCCATTTTTGTTGCGGCACCGCTTTTGGTGGAATGGGAAAATTACGCGCCCCGGCACAAAAAGATTACCGAAGCACGTATCAAAAAGGCACATCGGGCGGCGAAACGGCGCTAA
- a CDS encoding STAS domain-containing protein, giving the protein MEFREEENYGIVIFHLDGKMLGGADANLLNERIHQFLDEGKTRFILDMANVNVMTSSGLGVIISALTAVRNQMGDIRLANLPEKIQHILNITKLDRVFEIYDTVESAQNSFQ; this is encoded by the coding sequence ATGGAATTTCGGGAAGAAGAAAACTACGGAATTGTCATTTTTCATTTAGATGGGAAAATGTTGGGTGGCGCTGATGCCAATCTCCTGAACGAACGCATCCACCAATTCCTGGATGAAGGCAAAACACGTTTTATTCTCGATATGGCGAACGTAAATGTGATGACCAGTTCCGGTTTGGGGGTGATTATCAGCGCCCTTACGGCTGTGCGGAATCAAATGGGGGATATTCGATTGGCCAATCTGCCCGAAAAAATTCAACATATTTTGAATATTACGAAGCTGGATCGCGTTTTTGAAATTTACGATACAGTAGAAAGTGCCCAAAACAGTTTTCAATAG